A window of Sporanaerobacter acetigenes DSM 13106 contains these coding sequences:
- a CDS encoding YhcN/YlaJ family sporulation lipoprotein — MKNNKIAIFLTIVLAFVFTATGCQTKTPQRPNMGNERIENRVGTNQRRNTNQNRVGNNNAIDNNKIDSNLNNDARNKDMVRTDRNLNMTDRAEKIARNVAKLKEVNSATCVITGNTALVGIDMKDNIEGNMTNDLKRKVESSVRNTDKNINNVTVTADADLYKRISNMARDIRNGKPITGFTDEIQEMLRRITPSK, encoded by the coding sequence TTGAAGAATAACAAAATAGCTATTTTTCTTACAATAGTTTTAGCTTTTGTTTTTACAGCTACAGGATGTCAGACAAAAACGCCTCAACGTCCAAATATGGGAAATGAAAGAATAGAAAATAGAGTTGGAACCAATCAGAGGAGAAATACGAACCAAAATAGAGTTGGCAACAATAATGCTATAGATAACAACAAAATTGATTCTAACTTAAACAATGATGCAAGAAACAAAGATATGGTTAGAACTGACAGAAATCTAAATATGACTGATAGGGCTGAAAAAATAGCAAGAAATGTTGCAAAATTAAAAGAAGTAAATAGTGCAACTTGTGTAATAACTGGGAACACAGCTTTAGTCGGCATTGATATGAAAGATAATATAGAAGGCAATATGACTAATGATTTAAAGAGAAAAGTTGAAAGTTCTGTAAGAAACACCGACAAAAATATAAACAATGTCACAGTTACAGCGGATGCAGATTTATATAAAAGAATTAGCAATATGGCAAGGGATATACGTAATGGAAAACCTATAACTGGATTTACTGATGAAATTCAAGAAATGCTCAGAAGGATAACCCCTAGCAAATAA
- a CDS encoding ATP-binding protein, giving the protein MLTAKDFDFQPSMTKTQLFDLESLRFIENKENILFFGTSGAVKLGIAAVKKRYLTYFISCHNLIMQLNKAHAENRLETKLKHFSKYKLLIIDEIGYLPIDKHRLKGKMDLLESKKSSNN; this is encoded by the coding sequence ATTTTAACAGCAAAAGACTTTGATTTTCAGCCTTCAATGACTAAAACTCAGCTTTTCGACTTAGAAAGTTTAAGATTTATTGAAAATAAAGAGAATATACTGTTTTTTGGAACTTCTGGCGCTGTAAAATTAGGAATCGCTGCAGTTAAAAAGAGATACCTAACATACTTTATATCCTGTCATAACTTGATAATGCAATTAAATAAGGCTCATGCAGAAAACAGATTAGAAACCAAGTTAAAACATTTTTCTAAATACAAGTTGTTAATTATTGATGAAATAGGCTATTTGCCGATTGATAAACATAGGTTAAAAGGAAAAATGGATTTATTAGAAAGCAAAAAAAGTAGTAATAATTAA
- a CDS encoding ISL3 family transposase — translation MFLKKETQILDKDKIKKVCIDDFAIKKRNKYATVMIDIETRKIVDILESRDYEEVKRWLSSFPNLELISRDGSIVYNKAIKDAHPKSIQVSDRFHILKNLTDYCKQYIKRIFKNKIEIGKLENINSGETLHLKEKYKFKTKWDLILKVKELRDLKYKVNDIASILGMSNKTVIAYSKISNEDKEKYDKITNAEAKSSDISKSKEYLINKVKELSSEGKSMRKIAEEMVLDRKTVKKYLESDENWNHTSKGVKKKSKLDNYKNLVKKFYIDGISSKEIYKKIKAKGYTGSESLIRKFITDFRSETIEENEAVDIRYVETNDLISLLYKPIEKVETITLEEFEVVLDRYEKYKIIFNIVEEFKEILFGKDSTKLNTWITKSKALGIKELNSFITGITRDIEAVENAINYEYSNGLAEGKINKIKVIKRIMYGRCTFEILRNRVLQIEYNT, via the coding sequence ATATTTTTAAAAAAAGAAACACAAATATTAGATAAAGATAAAATTAAAAAGGTTTGTATTGACGATTTTGCTATTAAAAAAAGAAATAAATATGCAACGGTTATGATAGATATAGAAACCAGAAAGATTGTAGATATATTAGAATCAAGAGATTATGAAGAAGTAAAAAGATGGTTAAGTTCATTTCCAAATCTGGAATTAATATCAAGAGATGGTTCAATAGTATATAATAAGGCTATAAAAGATGCACATCCAAAGTCAATTCAAGTTTCAGATAGATTTCATATATTAAAAAACCTGACAGATTACTGTAAACAATATATTAAAAGAATATTTAAAAATAAAATCGAGATAGGGAAATTAGAAAACATTAATTCTGGAGAAACATTACATTTGAAAGAAAAATATAAATTTAAAACAAAATGGGATTTGATACTTAAGGTTAAGGAACTACGAGATTTAAAATACAAAGTTAATGATATAGCTTCTATTTTAGGTATGAGTAATAAAACTGTGATAGCATATTCAAAAATATCTAATGAAGATAAAGAAAAATACGATAAAATAACAAATGCTGAAGCTAAGTCCTCAGATATATCAAAGAGTAAAGAATACTTAATTAATAAAGTTAAAGAATTAAGTAGCGAGGGGAAATCCATGAGAAAAATAGCTGAAGAAATGGTTCTTGATAGAAAGACTGTAAAAAAGTATTTAGAATCTGATGAAAATTGGAACCATACATCAAAGGGAGTCAAGAAAAAAAGTAAACTTGATAATTACAAAAATTTAGTTAAAAAATTTTATATAGATGGAATTAGTTCTAAAGAAATATACAAAAAAATTAAAGCCAAAGGCTATACGGGTAGTGAATCTCTTATAAGAAAATTTATTACTGATTTTAGATCTGAAACTATTGAAGAAAATGAGGCAGTAGATATAAGATATGTAGAAACGAATGATTTAATTAGCTTATTATATAAACCTATAGAAAAGGTGGAAACTATTACATTAGAGGAGTTTGAGGTAGTATTAGATAGATATGAAAAATATAAGATAATCTTTAATATAGTAGAGGAATTCAAAGAAATATTATTTGGTAAGGATAGCACAAAATTAAATACATGGATAACAAAATCTAAGGCCCTAGGTATTAAGGAATTAAACAGCTTTATTACTGGTATTACAAGGGATATTGAGGCAGTAGAAAATGCCATTAACTATGAATATAGCAATGGTTTAGCCGAGGGGAAAATAAACAAAATAAAGGTAATAAAAAGAATAATGTATGGCAGATGTACTTTTGAGATATTAAGAAATAGGGTGTTGCAGATAGAGTATAATACTTAG
- a CDS encoding transposase family protein, with amino-acid sequence MDALIKLLDENLEYISHEIIEDTIYIHIKSNKIVACCPHCNTPSERIHSHYTRSFQDLPISGKKTVLILNNRKFFCDNEDCNRKTFAEKFDFIEHKAKKTKRLEAEIINLSKNMSLISASKLLGKSVATVSKSTVCNIFKKRNTNIR; translated from the coding sequence TTGGATGCTTTAATTAAGTTATTAGATGAAAACTTAGAATATATATCCCATGAAATAATAGAAGATACCATTTATATACACATAAAATCAAATAAAATAGTGGCTTGCTGTCCTCATTGTAATACTCCTTCTGAGAGGATACATTCTCATTACACAAGAAGCTTTCAAGATCTTCCCATATCAGGAAAGAAAACAGTTTTAATTTTAAATAATAGAAAGTTCTTTTGTGATAATGAGGATTGTAATAGAAAAACTTTCGCTGAAAAATTTGATTTTATCGAACATAAAGCTAAAAAAACCAAAAGATTAGAAGCCGAAATAATAAATCTATCAAAAAACATGAGTTTAATATCAGCATCTAAATTATTAGGAAAAAGTGTTGCAACTGTAAGTAAAAGCACAGTATGCAATATTTTTAAAAAAAGAAACACAAATATTAGATAA
- a CDS encoding sigma-70 family RNA polymerase sigma factor codes for MDNEILMTIRADKKSKVEVSLQEPIGVDKEGNEISLIDILGTDADEVIDEVDLKIQVKKLYSKINEVLKGREKTIIELRYGLIDGGCKTQREIANFLGISRSYVSRIEKRAIKKLNKAFENQSC; via the coding sequence ATAGATAATGAAATACTTATGACTATTCGTGCTGATAAAAAGTCTAAAGTGGAGGTTTCTCTTCAAGAACCTATTGGAGTAGACAAGGAAGGCAATGAAATATCTCTAATTGATATATTAGGGACTGATGCGGATGAAGTTATTGACGAAGTAGATTTAAAAATACAAGTAAAAAAATTGTACTCCAAAATAAATGAAGTTTTGAAGGGAAGAGAAAAAACTATTATCGAATTGAGATATGGACTAATTGATGGTGGATGCAAAACTCAAAGAGAAATAGCAAATTTTCTAGGAATATCTAGATCCTACGTATCTAGAATTGAAAAAAGAGCTATAAAAAAACTAAACAAAGCTTTTGAAAATCAAAGCTGTTAA
- a CDS encoding phage holin family protein, whose product MTGEEILQYILPEIVILIPVLIILGQAIKQIPKVKDWTIPIILAVIGIVVSILILGFENGFTGSIVLNGVLQGILCAGMAVYVHQLTIQSTRKRKEDEDQD is encoded by the coding sequence ATGACAGGCGAAGAAATACTACAATATATATTGCCAGAGATAGTCATACTTATTCCTGTACTAATAATTCTAGGACAGGCCATAAAACAAATTCCAAAAGTCAAGGATTGGACTATTCCAATTATTTTGGCAGTGATTGGAATTGTTGTATCAATACTCATTCTAGGGTTTGAGAATGGGTTTACAGGATCCATAGTTTTAAATGGAGTATTGCAAGGAATACTTTGTGCTGGTATGGCGGTATATGTGCATCAACTTACTATACAGAGTACAAGGAAAAGAAAAGAAGATGAGGACCAGGACTAA
- a CDS encoding N-acetylmuramoyl-L-alanine amidase family protein: MRIRLNAGHGAGKEHNRGGVLFNEGDNNFHYSLVLKAELETYENVKVDLVRNKITDNPSLAQRAKMGQGYDLYLAIHSNAASDSSVRGTEVWDSVERPNKQLAQLLCDTTAIFFNHRNRGVKYKEGKTGYNWYGELRFNQAKSSMIIENGFHTNREDSLIFRDKQKELAVVQARTIASFYNLKKKAIKEDKPHWAQKHYDSLKAKGMEIQETRFDDKITRGEVFALLDRITNYKEVK; encoded by the coding sequence ATGAGGATAAGATTAAATGCTGGACATGGCGCAGGTAAAGAGCATAACCGTGGTGGAGTACTATTTAATGAAGGAGACAACAACTTCCACTATTCATTAGTTTTAAAAGCTGAACTGGAAACATACGAGAATGTTAAAGTAGATTTAGTTAGAAATAAAATTACAGATAACCCATCTTTAGCTCAAAGAGCGAAAATGGGCCAAGGATATGACTTATATCTAGCAATCCATAGTAATGCAGCAAGTGATTCTAGTGTCAGAGGTACAGAGGTTTGGGATTCTGTGGAGAGGCCAAACAAGCAACTTGCTCAATTACTATGCGATACAACTGCTATATTTTTCAATCACAGAAACAGAGGGGTTAAATATAAGGAGGGGAAAACAGGTTATAACTGGTATGGAGAACTAAGATTTAATCAAGCTAAATCATCGATGATTATAGAAAATGGATTCCATACTAATAGAGAAGATAGTTTAATATTTAGAGACAAGCAAAAAGAACTTGCAGTAGTACAAGCAAGGACAATTGCAAGTTTTTATAATTTAAAGAAGAAAGCTATAAAAGAAGATAAACCTCACTGGGCGCAAAAACATTATGATAGCTTAAAGGCAAAAGGTATGGAAATACAAGAAACAAGGTTTGATGATAAAATCACCAGAGGTGAAGTATTTGCATTACTAGATAGAATTACAAATTATAAGGAGGTAAAATAA
- a CDS encoding DUF6711 family protein, with translation MIIKINGQEIAAYPAAFLVTTLDLDDGETSVRTADGILNRDRIAVKRKIEMSFGGLEWDKVSAILQSIQDEFFEVYYPDPMTGGYEAKTFYAGDRPATIAIAKGDTIIWEGLKLSLIER, from the coding sequence ATGATAATAAAAATAAATGGACAAGAAATAGCAGCATATCCTGCTGCTTTTCTTGTTACGACTTTAGATTTGGATGATGGAGAAACATCAGTTAGAACTGCTGATGGGATTTTAAATAGAGACAGGATAGCTGTAAAAAGAAAAATAGAAATGTCCTTTGGCGGACTTGAATGGGATAAAGTATCTGCAATATTACAATCTATTCAAGACGAATTCTTTGAAGTATATTATCCTGATCCAATGACAGGAGGATACGAAGCTAAAACCTTCTATGCTGGCGATAGACCTGCAACAATTGCTATTGCGAAGGGAGATACAATTATATGGGAAGGTTTAAAATTATCCTTGATTGAGAGGTGA